Part of the Bacillus sp. THAF10 genome is shown below.
CTTCACTAGAGGGTAAGTAGTACCATCTTCCCACTCGATAGTTTCGTTTGTTTTCATCGTAGAACCTGTGATGAATTTGAAACTAGTGTTGATGTCCATGAATACAACTTTACGGTAATCCGGATGAATTCCAGCTTTCATTCTTGTCATCTCCTTTTCGCCCTGAGTCTTTCGAAACAGAGTTATCATTCAAATGATACCAAACCAAAAGGATGGTCGACATCATTTATCTTAAAAACACACTGATGAAATTATATCA
Proteins encoded:
- a CDS encoding type B 50S ribosomal protein L31, which translates into the protein MKAGIHPDYRKVVFMDINTSFKFITGSTMKTNETIEWEDGTTYPLVKVEISSDSHPFYTGRQKHAAADGRVERFNKKYGLK